One genomic region from Enterobacter hormaechei ATCC 49162 encodes:
- a CDS encoding MFS transporter, whose protein sequence is MVSTESSEKAITQHRLLVPRLSLMMFLQFFIWGSWSVTLGLVMTQHNMSLLIGDAFSAGPIASILSPFVLGMLVDRFFASQKVMAVMHLAGAAILWFVPGALIAENGALLIGLLFGYTLCYMPTLALTNNIAFHSLANVDKTFPVVRVFGTIGWIVAGIFIGVTGVASSVTIFQVAAVSSVLLAIYSLTLPHTPAPAKGLPVKVRDLFCADAFALLKTRHFFVFSVCAMLISVPLGTYYAYTASYLADAGIADVSTAMSFGQMSEIVFMLVIPLLFRRLGVKYMLLIGMLAWFVRYAMFALGVSEEGRILLYLGILLHGVCYDFFFVVGFIYTDRVAGEKVKGQAQSMIVMFTYGIGMLLGSQISGALYNRLVAGQTVPQAWVTFWWIPAVAAAAIALIFLLTFKYDDDKA, encoded by the coding sequence ATGGTGTCAACTGAGAGTAGTGAAAAGGCGATAACGCAACACCGGCTGCTGGTGCCGCGTTTGTCGCTGATGATGTTTCTGCAATTTTTTATCTGGGGTAGCTGGTCGGTCACGCTTGGCCTGGTGATGACTCAGCACAACATGTCTTTGCTGATTGGCGATGCGTTCTCCGCCGGGCCTATCGCCTCCATTCTCTCGCCGTTCGTGCTCGGCATGCTGGTGGACCGCTTCTTCGCTTCACAGAAGGTGATGGCGGTGATGCACCTGGCGGGCGCGGCAATCCTCTGGTTCGTGCCGGGGGCGCTGATTGCCGAAAACGGCGCGCTGCTCATTGGCCTGCTGTTTGGCTACACGCTCTGCTACATGCCGACGCTGGCGCTGACCAACAACATCGCGTTTCACAGCCTGGCGAACGTGGATAAAACCTTCCCGGTGGTGCGCGTGTTCGGCACCATCGGCTGGATCGTGGCGGGCATTTTTATCGGCGTCACCGGCGTGGCCTCCAGTGTCACCATCTTCCAGGTGGCGGCGGTCAGTTCCGTGCTGCTGGCGATCTACAGCCTGACGCTGCCGCACACACCAGCCCCGGCGAAAGGCCTGCCGGTGAAGGTGCGGGATCTCTTCTGCGCGGACGCCTTCGCGCTGCTCAAAACCCGTCACTTCTTCGTCTTCTCCGTCTGCGCAATGCTGATCTCCGTCCCGCTCGGCACCTATTACGCCTACACCGCCTCGTATCTGGCGGATGCCGGAATTGCCGACGTCAGCACCGCCATGTCGTTCGGGCAGATGTCTGAGATCGTCTTCATGCTGGTTATTCCGCTCCTGTTCCGTCGTCTGGGCGTGAAATATATGCTGCTGATCGGCATGCTGGCGTGGTTCGTGCGTTATGCCATGTTCGCGCTGGGCGTCAGCGAGGAAGGGCGCATTCTGCTGTATCTCGGCATTCTGCTGCACGGTGTCTGCTACGATTTCTTCTTTGTCGTCGGCTTTATCTACACCGACCGCGTGGCGGGCGAAAAGGTGAAAGGCCAGGCGCAGAGCATGATTGTGATGTTCACCTACGGCATCGGCATGCTGCTCGGCTCGCAGATTTCCGGCGCGCTCTACAACCGTCTGGTGGCGGGGCAAACCGTGCCGCAGGCGTGGGTCACATTCTGGTGGATCCCGGCGGTGGCTGCCGCGGCGATCGCGCTGATTTTCCTTCTCACGTTTAAGTATGACGATGACAAGGCGTAA